The region CTATAGATTTTTGCTGTTGAAACTTTTGTAAATAAAATTTACTCTTTATAGCTGACTAGCGATGTGAAAACTTGCACAAGTAATATTTTTGTGTTATATTTAGATAATCAATAAATTTTAAATCATTTATAAATTAATTTATAGATGAAAAATTAAAGCAAGTTGATAGGCAAACTTAAATACCAAACGCAGAACCGTCCCCTGTTTGGTTTTTGGAAAGAGGTTGTAGTTTTTATGAAGAAGAGGATTGGTGTTATTGCTATTGTAGTAGAAGAAAGAGATAAAGTAAGTAATCAACTGAATGATATGATAAGTGAGTTTGGAAATATTGTCTTGGGTAGAATGGGTGTCCCTTCCAGGGAACATGGATTATCTGTTATCTCTTTGATTGTTGAAGGAACATCAGATGATATTGGTGCACTTACTGGTAAATTAGGTAACTTGCCTGGTATTACTGTAAAGTCAGCGCTGACTTCCAGATACCTTGATTAATTCTATTATATAAAATCTTTTTAATGAATATATAAAAAAATATATCTGAGTGTTTGGGTTCTATGACCTGGACATAAGGATCTATAGTAGTTTTGCTTTCCTGAGTTAAGGGATTTCCTGAAAACCTGGGGAGGGGATATTTTTATGCTTTTTTTAGCTGACCCTGCCTATTTTTAGGTGGGGTTTTTTCTTTGTACTTAAGAATAAAGTAAGGGTTTATCTTTAATAAACAAATGTCTAAAAAATTAAAGGAAAGGGTTGATAAGATGACGTTTAATTACTGGGAAAAAGACTTTGGTGATAACTATAGGGCTGCTGTATGTGATTATATTACTGATAAAAAAGTAGAGGATATTTTGACTGAAGCAGCTAATAGCAATGAGCTAGAGATTAGAACGATTATTAAAAAAGCACTAGATCTAAAAGGTATTACTCCTCTGGAGGCGGCTAAACTACTACAAGTTGATGATGATGACTTAATCGATGAATATCTTGAGGCAGCAAAGAAAATTAAAGAAAAGATTTATGGAAAAAGATTGGTTGTTTTTGCACCTTTATATTTTGCTAATTCCTGTGTTAATAACTGTTTATATTGTGGTTTCAGGAGTGAGAACCATTCTCTTGAAAGAAAGAAATTATCTACAGAAGAAATCCGAGAAGAAGTTGCAGCACTGGAAAGAGAAGGCCATAAAAGATTGTTGGTATTAACTGGTGAGTCCCCGAATACAGATCTGGAATATCTTATCCAGGCTATTAATACTGCATATGATGTGGAAACAGAAAATGGAGGAGAAATAAGAAGAATCAATGTAGAGATTGCTCCATTAAATAAAGAAGGTTTTGAATTATTAAAGACCAGCAAAATAGGAACTTATACATGTTTTCAGGAGACGTATCACAGAAAAACATATGAGAAAATGCATCCTTCTGGTCCCAAATCTGATTATGACTGGCGTTTATCAGTAATGGATAGAGCTCAGGAGGCCGGGATAGATGATGTGGGTATTGGTGCTCTTTTTGGTTTATATGACTATCGCTTTGAAGTAGTAGCCTTATTATTGCATGCTGAATATCTTGACCAAACTTATGGAGTAGGCCCCCATACTATTTCTATACCTAGATTAAATCCAGCGCCAGGAAGTCCATTAGAAAAAGCTCCTTATCCTGTATCAGACAATGATTTTCGTAAATTAGCAGCTATTATTCGTCTGGCTGTCCCTTACACTGGAATGATTTTAACTACTCGCGAAAGTGTAGAGATGCGTAATGAATTGTTTATACACGGGGTTTCTCAGATAAGTGCTGGCTCCAGAACAAGTCCTGGTGCTTATAAAGACAAAGGTGAAAAAAAGCAGGACAGTGGGGAAAAGAAAGAGGAATATAATCAAAAGCAAGATTATGACTTAGAACAGTTTTCCTTACATGATTTTCGCCCTATTGATCAGATTATAACTGAAATTGCTGAGATGGGTTATATACCAAGTTTCTGTACTGCATGTTATCGTCTAGGTAGAACAGGAAAAGACTTTATGGACCTGGCAAAGCCAGGGAAGATACAGGATTTTTGTCGTCCAAATGCGCTAATGACTTTTAAAGAATATCTCCATGACTATGGCAGTGATAGTAGTCGAAAAGCTGGAGCTGTATGTATAGATAATATTTTGAATCAACTGAAGAAAGATAATCCCAAACTGGGTAAAAAGATAGAAGAAAATTTGAAGGAAATTAGTAAAGGAGAGCATGACTTATATTTATAATAGAAAGTGTATAGCATCTTTTTAAGATGTGAGATTGTGTCTGAAATAGAAGTAATTTCATTAAGAAAGGAGCAATTTAATATGAATAATACTCCACAGGGAAATAGACCTCATATTGCTGTGTTTGGGCGTAGAAATACAGGAAAATCAAGCTTGATTAATGTCCTTAGCAATCAAGAGCTTGCAGTAGTTTCAGATTTGGCCGGGACTACTACTGATCCAGTATATAAATCGATAGAATTATTACCTTTTGGCCCGGTTTTGTTGATTGATACTGCTGGAATTGATGATTATGGTAGCATAGGAGAAATGAGGGTCCGAAAAACAAACGAAGTTTTAAGAAAAACTGACCTTGCCCTTTTAGTAATTGATCCAGAAATAGGTATAGGGAGTTATGAAAAAAAACTTATTGAGAAACTTGAGAGTAAGAGTATTAATATTTTACTTGTAATAAATAAAGCTGATCTTTTTAAGAATTTTGATATTAATGAATCTAGCAATTTCTCTATTAGGAATCTTGAAAAAATAAAGCAGCATATAATATTAAATTGTAGTGAAAAAGATAAATATTCTAAATACCTTAAAAAAGGAATAATAGTAAGTGCTCTAGACAAAAAAGGGATTGATATTTTAAAAGATGAAATCATTAAAAACATTCCTGTAGATTATGAGGAAAGAACAATTATAGGGGATTTAATAAATCCAGGGGATACCATTGTGCTAGTAACTCCAATTGATAGTGCTGCCCCGAAGGGTAGATTGATTTTACCACAGGTACAGACAATTAGAGATATTATAGATCATGATGGTATTGCTATGGTGACAAAAGAAAATGAACTGGAAAAGACACTGGCTAATCTAAGAGAGAAAGCAAGAATGGTAATCACTGATTCCCAGGCCTTTGCTAAAGTAAATTCTATAGTCCCGAAAGATATATATCTGACAGGCTTTTCGGTCTTGTTTGCACGCTATAAAGGGGATTTGGGTATCTTTCTAAAAGGGGCAAAGAAATTAGAGAATTTAAAGAGAGATGCGAAAATATTAATTGCTGAAGCCTGTACTCACCGCCGTCAACAGGATGATATTGGAACAGTTAAAATCCCTAAATGGCTGCGGAAAAAATTTGGTGCAGACCTGAGCTTTGAACATGTATCAGGTAGAGAATATCCCGCTAATTTAGAGGAATATGATTTAATATTACACTGTGGTGGATGTATGTTAAATCGTAAAGAAGTATTGTATCGACTGCAGGAGGCTGAAGCCAAAGGTGTACCGGTGATAAATTACGGTATGGCAATTGCCAGTTTACATGGCATT is a window of Halanaerobiaceae bacterium ANBcell28 DNA encoding:
- the hydG gene encoding [FeFe] hydrogenase H-cluster radical SAM maturase HydG, producing the protein MTFNYWEKDFGDNYRAAVCDYITDKKVEDILTEAANSNELEIRTIIKKALDLKGITPLEAAKLLQVDDDDLIDEYLEAAKKIKEKIYGKRLVVFAPLYFANSCVNNCLYCGFRSENHSLERKKLSTEEIREEVAALEREGHKRLLVLTGESPNTDLEYLIQAINTAYDVETENGGEIRRINVEIAPLNKEGFELLKTSKIGTYTCFQETYHRKTYEKMHPSGPKSDYDWRLSVMDRAQEAGIDDVGIGALFGLYDYRFEVVALLLHAEYLDQTYGVGPHTISIPRLNPAPGSPLEKAPYPVSDNDFRKLAAIIRLAVPYTGMILTTRESVEMRNELFIHGVSQISAGSRTSPGAYKDKGEKKQDSGEKKEEYNQKQDYDLEQFSLHDFRPIDQIITEIAEMGYIPSFCTACYRLGRTGKDFMDLAKPGKIQDFCRPNALMTFKEYLHDYGSDSSRKAGAVCIDNILNQLKKDNPKLGKKIEENLKEISKGEHDLYL
- the hydF gene encoding [FeFe] hydrogenase H-cluster maturation GTPase HydF, with amino-acid sequence MNNTPQGNRPHIAVFGRRNTGKSSLINVLSNQELAVVSDLAGTTTDPVYKSIELLPFGPVLLIDTAGIDDYGSIGEMRVRKTNEVLRKTDLALLVIDPEIGIGSYEKKLIEKLESKSINILLVINKADLFKNFDINESSNFSIRNLEKIKQHIILNCSEKDKYSKYLKKGIIVSALDKKGIDILKDEIIKNIPVDYEERTIIGDLINPGDTIVLVTPIDSAAPKGRLILPQVQTIRDIIDHDGIAMVTKENELEKTLANLREKARMVITDSQAFAKVNSIVPKDIYLTGFSVLFARYKGDLGIFLKGAKKLENLKRDAKILIAEACTHRRQQDDIGTVKIPKWLRKKFGADLSFEHVSGREYPANLEEYDLILHCGGCMLNRKEVLYRLQEAEAKGVPVINYGMAIASLHGILDRALEPFSEISPEWKK
- a CDS encoding TM1266 family iron-only hydrogenase system putative regulator, translated to MKKRIGVIAIVVEERDKVSNQLNDMISEFGNIVLGRMGVPSREHGLSVISLIVEGTSDDIGALTGKLGNLPGITVKSALTSRYLD